One Purpureocillium takamizusanense chromosome 1, complete sequence genomic window carries:
- the PLP2 gene encoding Proteolipid protein 2 (BUSCO:EOG09264873~EggNog:ENOG503NYDG~COG:T), which produces MAAPGDQRIAVPIDDPNADTEWNDILRKHGVIPEKPPSPTPMIEEAILEGRRLAHENRLEGKDLDELDELEDLEDEDFLNQYKQKRMAELNSLQKKAIHGSVYPISKPDYQREVTEASKKGPVFVNLTASMGTNVESRALSELWRQAAREYGDIKFCEIRANQAIENYPDRNCPTILVYKNGDIVKQVVTLMTLGGVRTNMQQIDNLLVEAGAVPDSDMRVVKRRQAAEDAEEERLAGKSIKTGTAGRSRDDDDDDDWD; this is translated from the exons ATGGCGGCCCCAGGCGATCAGCGCATCGCCGTTCCCATTGATGACCCCAACGCCGACACCGAATG GAACGACATCCTGCGCAAACATGGAGTCATTCCCGAGAAGCCGCCCAGTCCGACCCCGATGATCGAGGAGGCCATCCTCGAAGGGCGTCGGCTAGCGCATGAGAACCGGCTGGAAGGcaaggacctcgacgagctggacgagctggaggacctcgaggacgaagacTTCCTGAACCAATACAAGCAGAAGAGGATGGCGGAGCTCAACAGTTTGCAAAAGAAGGCAATCCACGGCAGCGTTTACCCCATTTCAAAACCCGACTATCAGCGCGAGGTCACCGAGGCCTCCAAGAAAGGCCCCGTGTTCGTTAACCTGACAGCGTCCATGGGCACCAACGTCGAGTCCAGAGCGCTCTCGGAGCTCTGGCGACAGGCTGCACGCGAGTACGGCGACATCAAATTCTGCGAAATCAGGGCGAACCAAGCGATCGAGAACTACCCGGATCGGAACTGTCCGACGATACTGGTGTACAAGAACGGCGACATCGTGAAGCAGGTTGTCACGTTGATgacgctgggcggcgtgcggaCCAACATGCAGCAGATTGACAACCTGCtggtcgaggctggcgcGGTCCCGGACTCGGATATGCGGGTCGTCAAGCGGAGGCAGGCTGCCGAGGATGCAGAGGAGGAACGGCTGGCGGGGAAGAGTATTAAGACTGGCACGGCCGGAAGGTCAcgagatgacgatgacgacgacgactgggacTGA
- the PLP2 gene encoding Proteolipid protein 2, variant 2 (EggNog:ENOG503NYDG~COG:T) — MIEEAILEGRRLAHENRLEGKDLDELDELEDLEDEDFLNQYKQKRMAELNSLQKKAIHGSVYPISKPDYQREVTEASKKGPVFVNLTASMGTNVESRALSELWRQAAREYGDIKFCEIRANQAIENYPDRNCPTILVYKNGDIVKQVVTLMTLGGVRTNMQQIDNLLVEAGAVPDSDMRVVKRRQAAEDAEEERLAGKSIKTGTAGRSRDDDDDDDWD, encoded by the coding sequence ATGATCGAGGAGGCCATCCTCGAAGGGCGTCGGCTAGCGCATGAGAACCGGCTGGAAGGcaaggacctcgacgagctggacgagctggaggacctcgaggacgaagacTTCCTGAACCAATACAAGCAGAAGAGGATGGCGGAGCTCAACAGTTTGCAAAAGAAGGCAATCCACGGCAGCGTTTACCCCATTTCAAAACCCGACTATCAGCGCGAGGTCACCGAGGCCTCCAAGAAAGGCCCCGTGTTCGTTAACCTGACAGCGTCCATGGGCACCAACGTCGAGTCCAGAGCGCTCTCGGAGCTCTGGCGACAGGCTGCACGCGAGTACGGCGACATCAAATTCTGCGAAATCAGGGCGAACCAAGCGATCGAGAACTACCCGGATCGGAACTGTCCGACGATACTGGTGTACAAGAACGGCGACATCGTGAAGCAGGTTGTCACGTTGATgacgctgggcggcgtgcggaCCAACATGCAGCAGATTGACAACCTGCtggtcgaggctggcgcGGTCCCGGACTCGGATATGCGGGTCGTCAAGCGGAGGCAGGCTGCCGAGGATGCAGAGGAGGAACGGCTGGCGGGGAAGAGTATTAAGACTGGCACGGCCGGAAGGTCAcgagatgacgatgacgacgacgactgggacTGA
- the rps27 gene encoding 40S ribosomal protein S27 (COG:J~EggNog:ENOG503P557) yields MVLAVDLLNPSPAAEAKKHKLKTLVPAPRSFFMDVKCPGCFTITTVFSHAQTVVICQGCTTVLCQPTGGKARLTEGCSFRRK; encoded by the exons ATG GTTCTCGCCGTTGACCTTCTCAACCCttcgccggccgccgaggccaagaagcacAAGCTCAAG ACCCTTGTCCCGGCCCCCCGATCCTTCTTCATGGACGTCAAGTGCCCCGGCTGcttcaccatcaccaccgtctTCTCGCACGCCCAGACCGTCGTCATCTGCCAGGGCTGCACCACCGTCCTTTGCCAGCCCACCGGTGGCAAGGCCAGATTAACCGAGGGCTGCTCTTTCCGAAGAAAGTAA
- a CDS encoding uncharacterized protein (EggNog:ENOG503P5YJ~COG:S), whose translation MSAPRIKRPFAGASADPSQRQITSFFSPGALPAHVDDADVRPLRQPLIPSSVQADLLNVGMRVRKSVPEGYKTVGPSGFKLWTDNTRAGAVRNPNSATRGARSMSRELLPFCGINKIGGLDAQPSFREDDTEEDGDKEVPDLDAVPELTMSQESVESNASEPSRKRFFHEDEEDSSASVPSTWAAREAAKAWDCEVSPRTLYAPMGWGNARPLATPRTRVRKSIPAAAAADVSLKDVDQENMALDGGDFQEAEFLVFGQGREMDMS comes from the coding sequence ATGTCTGCGCCTCGAATCAAGAGGCCCTTtgcgggcgcctcggcggaCCCGTCCCAGCGTCAGATCACCTCCTTCTTCTCACCCGGCGCCCTTCCCGCCCacgtcgatgacgccgaTGTGCGGCCTTTGCGGCAGCCGCTTATCCCGTCCAGCGTGCAGGCGGACCTCCTCAATGTGGGCATGCGCGTCCGCAAGTCCGTCCCGGAGGGGTATAAGACCGTCGGGCCCAGTGGCTTCAAGCTGTGGACGGATAACAcccgcgcgggcgccgtcagAAACCCAAACTCGGCAACGCGAGGCGCCCGCTCCATGTCTAGGGAACTGCTGCCCTTTTGCGGCATCAACAAGATTGGCGGGCTAGATGCGCAGCCCTCTTTCCGCGAAGACGacaccgaggaggacggcgacaaggaagTGCCGGACCTGGACGCCGTCCCCGAACTCACCATGTCTCAGGAGAGCGTCGAAAGCAATGCTTCGGAGCCGTCTCGAAAGCGCTTCTTccacgaagacgaggaggactcGTCCGCCAGCGTGCCCAGCACGTGGGCAGCCCGCGAAGCTGCCAAGGCTTGGGACTGCGAGGTCAGCCCGCGCACACTCTACGCGCCAATGGGCTGGGGTAATGCACGCCCATTGGCAACCCCGCGGACTCGCGTGCGCAAGAGCATacccgcagcggccgcggcagacGTTTCGCTCAAGGATGTGGATCAGGAGAACATGGCCTTAGATGGAGGAGACTTTCAGGAGGCTGAGTTCCTCGTCTTCGGACAAGGCCGAGAGATGGACATGTCTTGA
- a CDS encoding uncharacterized protein (COG:S~EggNog:ENOG503P2W8) has product MATKRDYDDVDDGEVTDDDDPSPKRARKHTGARGLHQHQNAAIDPTWGQKYVFSNITEMSTIPYGEESDFEDDADAMAYLRSVREQALGIPHMLVAPKKQIGPQLPPELRQANDEAGNGGDENGGGDEDDEDKPVQAEYDQYQNGTGTRGWYEDGAYIAQATSDGSDHSGDEEDPASELHQAYYESILARYRQIRSILHSEPPAGAARRRLPSGRPTTAAPLDGKSTTHKTWSAALRNTDPHPLQLALLSKDSVIRVLRVLLGGRFLRLGYTLSERTSQWVWALLARLPEPWELDHTEIGWVRDLGRRAILLGRSLAEMAALRDDLEEGQLGVHEMVDQSSSVELGTDAHVGYGVDSADSDAAGGLVPQEDKEMKDPHQVDHKGDDSKEVESEEEGQVSDDDGGDATSVAMDLSSGSEDGEVTSSVVVPVDGPDALEAAKRAFLARLDGDATVDAPNEETEEAQEAARLRLRINMRATLDMILTVAGEFYGQRDLLDFRQPFVGM; this is encoded by the exons atggccaccaaacgcgactacgacgacgtcgacgacggcgaggttaccgacgatgacgacccaAGCCCCAAGCGCGCGAGGAAACACACGGGCGCCCGTGGCCTGCATCAGCACCAGAACGCAGCTATAGATCCGACCTGGGGACAAAAATATGTCTTCTCCAACATCACCGAGATGTCCACCATTCCCTATGGCGAGGAGTCGGACTTTGAAGACGATGCGGATGCTATGGCGTACTTGCGCTCCGTAAG GGAACAAGCACTCGGCATTCCACACATGCTCGTGGCCCCGAAGAAACAGATCGGGCCTCAGCTCCCGCCCGAGCTGCGGCAGGCAAACGACGAAGCTGGCAATGGCGGTGATGAGAacggtggcggtgatgaagacgacgaagacaaACCAGTACAGGCCGAGTACGACCAATATCAGAACGGCACCGGGACCAGGGGCTGGTACGAGGACGGCGCATACATCGCCCAAGCCACGTCAGACGGCTCCGACCACTCaggcgatgaggaggatCCCGCATCGGAGCTCCATCAAGCCTATTATGAGTCCATTCTGGCCCGTTACCGCCAAATACGATCTATCCTTCACTCCGAGCCACCagctggcgcggcgcggcggcgcctacCTTCCGGCCGCCCAACCACCGCCGCACCCCTGGACGGGAAGTCCACCACCCACAAGACCTGGTCCGCCGCCTTGCGCAACACGGACCCGCATccgctccagctcgccctcctGTCCAAGGACTCCGTCATCCGCGTCCTGCGCgttctcctcggcggccgcttcCTGCGCCTCGGGTACACGCTCTCGGAGCGCACCAGCCAATGGGTCTGGGCCCTGCTCGCGCGGCTCCCTGAACCGTGGGAGCTGGACCACACTGAGATTGGCTGGGTGCGCGACCTGGGGCGCCGTGCCATCCTGCTCGGGAGGAGCCTCGCGGAGATGGCCGCGCTGAGGGACGATTTGGAGGAGGGCCAGCTGGGGGTTCACGAAATGGTCGaccagagcagcagcgtggaGCTGGGCACCGATGCGCACGTCGGCTACGGCGTGGACAGTGCAGACTCTGACGCTGCCGGTGGCCTAGTACCACAAGAGGACAAAGAAATGAAGGACCCTCATCAAGTAGACCACAAAGGCGACGACTCAAAGGAGGTCGAATCCGAAGAGGAGGGCCAGgtctcggacgacgacggaggcgacgccaCATCCGTTGCCATGGACCTCTCGTCGGGCTCagaggacggcgaggtgaCATCCTCGGTGGTGGTCCCGGTTGATGGCCCGGacgccctcgaagccgccaAGCGAGCGTTCCTAgctcgcctcgacggcgacgcgacggTCGACGCGCCGAACGAGGAGACCGAAGAAGCGCAGGAGGCCGCCAGGCTGCGCCTGCGCATCAACATGCGAGCGACGCTCGACATGATCCTCACCGTGGCGGGTGAGTTTTACGGGCAGCGAGATCTGCTCGACTTTCGGCAGCCCTTTGTGGGCATGTGA
- the HER2 gene encoding Trimeric GatFAB AmidoTransferase(AdT) complex subunit (EggNog:ENOG503NVZX~COG:H~BUSCO:EOG09262UAS) encodes MFRPSHIDYKVPRPRLRPRPHPRPRSVSRLNPPRQHPLLARATKPTAGASDGSRSTIRAAGVRRSINRMHPAMRQGLSPFRPLPALPIRAPRPQSQARPLPCRWLTTSSSNGTNRGSACNHFVDSGKVEPTSSPPSRLPGSKPFRLAVKDNIAAAGFPTQCASRILLGHASPFEATIVRQLRARGADVVGKTNMDEFGMGSHSTNSIHGPVHNPLSPDGEPLSAGGSSGGSAVAVLLGDADLALGTDTGGSVRLPASYTGTVGYRPSYGMISRYGVFPYANSLDTVGFIARDVQPMLDLLVKTKLDEEHDPQDPTSLSVATRRRCATACPPTLQDNAQLTVGIPLEYNIAELDPVIRRSWVAAASALEAQGVKIVPVSLPSTKEALCAYYVIAVAEASSNLAKYDGVRYGVRAPGSDAAGDTLYSETRGSGFGDEVKRRILLGTYTLSSKAMDNYFIQAQKVRRLIRRDFDRVFRLANPLQDPEQFDLSDMAEATGLEDKRGPPQVDFLLSPTTPSFAPKLRDVLENSSTDAYMNDVFTVPASLAGLPAMSLPARTKESHLPVGLQLIAQFWDDKRLLAMAERLKELVYRSAGERGGLGT; translated from the exons ATGTTCCGTCCTTCGCATATCGACTACAAAgtccctcgtcctcgtcttcgccctcgtcctcatcctcgtccccgTTCCGTCTCCCGCCTCAATCCCCCCCGACAGCACCCGCTGCTCGCTCGTGCAACAAAGCCCACGGCAGGCGCCTCGGATGGTTCGCGATCTACAATAAGAGCGGCAGGCGTGCGCCGCTCTATCAACAGGATGCATCCCGCCATGCGGCAAGGCTTGAGCCCTTTCAGACCGCTTCCTGCGCTCCCCAttcgcgcgcctcgcccgcagTCTCAGgctcgcccgctgccgtgcCGCTGGCTGACCACCAGTAGCAGCAACGGCACGAACAGAGGCTCGGCCTGCAACCACTTCGTCGACAGCG GCAAAGTCGAACCAACGAGCTCGCCCCCGTCGCGGCTGCCCGGCTCGAAGCCcttccgcctcgccgtcaaggacaacatcgcggcggcaggaTTCCCCACGCAATGCGCCTCGCGCATCTTGCTGGGCCATGCCTCGCCCTTCGAGGCCACCATCGtccgccagctgcgcgcccgcggcgctgaCGTGGTCGGCAAGACCAACATGGACGAGTTTGGGATGGGCTCCCACTCGACCAACTCTATCCACGGCCCTGTGCACAACCCGCTCTcgcccgacggcgagcccCTCTCCGCCGGCGGTAGCTCCGGTGGcagcgccgttgccgtttTGCTGGGGGACGCCGACTTGGCTCTCGGCACGGACACGGGCGGCTCCGTGAGGCTCCCGGCTTCGTACACGGGCACCGTGGGATACCGGCCCAGCTACGGCATGATATCGCGGTACGGCGTCTTCCCCTATGCCAACTCGCTCGACACGGTCGGCTTCATAGCCAGGGATGTGCAGCCCATGCTCGACCTGCTGGTCAAGAcgaagctcgacgaggagcacgaCCCCCAAGACCCGACGTCGCTGTCTGTGGCCACCCGCCGACGCTGCGCcacggcctgcccgccaacgcTGCAGGACAACGCGCAGCTCACCGTGGGGATACCTCTCGAATACAACATTGCCGAGCTGGACCCCGTCATACGCCGGTCGTGGGTCGCGGCTGCGTCTGCCCTTGAGGCGCAGGGCGTTAAGATCGTACCCGTCTCTCTCCCGTCCACCAAGGAGGCGCTCTGCGCGTACTacgtcatcgccgtcgccgaggcgtcgTCCAACTTGGCCAAGTACGACGGTGTGCGATacggcgtgcgcgcgccgggcagcgacgccgccggcgataCGCTCTACTCGGAGACCCGCGGCAGTGGCTTCGGTGACGAGGTCAAGCGGCGCATTCTGCTAGGCACCTATACCCTCAGCTCCAAGGCCATGGACAACTACTTCATCCAGGCGCAAAAGGTGCGGCGGCTCATCCGTCGCGACTTCGATCGCGTCTTCCGGCTCGCCAACCCGCTGCAGGACCCCGAACAGTTCGACCTGagcgacatggccgaggccacgggcctcgaggacaagcgCGGCCCCCCGCAGGTCGACTTCCTCCtgtccccgacgacgccctcgttcGCGCCcaagctgcgcgacgtgCTCGAGAACAGCAGCACCGACGCCTACATGAACGACGTCTTCACCGTTCCGGCGAGCCTGGCGGGGCTGCCGGCCATGAGCTTGCCGGCGCGGACAAAGGAGAGCCACCTACCCGTAGGGTTGCAGCTCATCGCCCAGTTCTGGGACGATAAGCGCCTCCTAGCCATGGCGGAGCGCCTCAAGGAGCTAGTGTACCGATCGGccggggaaagggggggtcTTGGTACGTAG
- a CDS encoding uncharacterized protein (COG:S~EggNog:ENOG503NZSK) — protein MSKADVVRADARRFLDERGSSASLAPNGLNPATIMEKAVKDRVVDSYFYKEQCFALNEADIVDRVVEHVSFIGGTHGASQKPSPFLCLAFKLLELGPGDDILREYLAFGGDEFKYLRALACFYVRLTRQAPDVYRTLEPYLEDRRKLRRKGRNGTRLSHVDEFVDELLVGDRVCATSLWKMPKRDVLEDLEILEPRVSPLGDLEDLLEEDDDNDEGDEQEGSDRRNGDDAGSEEGEERETDVDGRGSPRSGNRSRSRSRSP, from the coding sequence ATGTCGAAAGCCGACGTCGTGCGCGCCGACGCGCGgcgcttcctcgacgagcgcggctcctcggcctcgctcgcccccAACGGCCTCAACcccgccaccatcatggaaaaggccgtcaaggaccgcgtcgtcgactcctACTTCTACAAGGAGCAGTGCTTCGCGCTCAACGAggccgacatcgtcgaccgcgtcgtcgagcacgtctCCTTCATCGGCGGCACCCACGGCGCCAGCCAGAAGCCCAGCCCcttcctctgcctcgccttcaagctgctcgagctgggccccggcgacgacatcctccGCGAGTACctggcctttggcggcgacgagttcAAGTACCTGCGCGCCCTGGCCTGCTTCTACGTGCGCCTCACGCGCCAGGCCCCGGACGTCTACCGGACTCTCGAGCCGTACCTCGAGGATCGCCGCAAGCTGCGCCGCAAGGGTCGCAACGGCACGCGCCTGTCCCACGTGGACGAGtttgtcgacgagctgctcgtcggtgATAGGGTCTGCGCCACAAGCCTATGGAAGATGCCCAAGCGTGacgtcctcgaggacctggAGATTTTGGAGCCGCGCGTGAGCCCGCTGGGTGACCTGGAAGACCTGCtagaggaagacgatgataACGACGAAGGGGATGAGCAAGAGGGAAGCGACAGGCgaaacggcgacgacgcggggtCGGAGGAAGGCGAGGAAAGAGAGACGGATGTGGATGGACGGGGAAGCCCGAGGAGTGGCAATCGGAGTCGCAGCCGCTCGAGGTCTCCGTGA
- a CDS encoding uncharacterized protein (EggNog:ENOG503P8ZY~TransMembrane:1 (o12-34i)) — protein sequence MRRALLSSSDVSVLASMAIVILCTLALFLSGYAIQQRTLRDLRAAIRPRETRPSPKAHLPDRFRTSTTELGDGTVVLLESDADKEAKEVERLVATAHAPSEAETTPREEEEDASSDHDGRREKQQQQEEGERRRASRREKGNKDDKAAAAARPVSQRQRAIIEQLQADVAAKSWGVEHPDPLKKSKVPITRAERRRLIKEEISRLAQSEQRVYYQRRLW from the exons atgcGCCGCGCACTCCTCAGCTCGTCGGACGTGTCCGTCCtcgcctccatggccatcg TGATCCTCTGCACGCTCGCGCTCTTCCTCAGCGGCTACGCCATCCAGCAGCGCACGCTGCgcgacctgcgcgccgccatccggCCCCGCGAGACGCGCCCCTCACCCAAGGCGCACCTGCCGGACCGCTTCCGCacatcgacgacggagctcggggacggcaccgtcgtgctgctggagagcgacgcggacaaggaggccaaggaggtgGAGCGGCttgtggcgacggcgcacgcgcccagcgaggccgagacgacgcctcgcgaagaagaagaagacgcgTCATCAGACCATGATGGACGAcgggagaagcagcagcagcaagaagagggggagcggcgacgcgcgTCACGACGGGAAAAGGGcaacaaggacgacaaggccgccgccgccgcccgccccgtgtcgcagcgccagcgcgccatcatcgagcAACTgcaggccgacgtcgcggccaaGTCGTGGGGCGTCGAGCATCCAGACCCGCTGAAGAAATCCAAAGTGCCCATCACGCGcgccgagcggcggcggctgatcAAGGAGGAGATTTCTCGGCTCGCGCAGTCGGAGCAGCGCGTGTACTACCAGCGGAGGCTGTGGTGA
- a CDS encoding uncharacterized protein (EggNog:ENOG503PHH9), with protein MHVLNGFSQRRKSSKPRDLHIRKVSFSGCSLSSGSDFSSSPSSTLSASTPRAPHSSRSTTFDPLALHPTFQPPPRLHDRPLLSPERRRFEGVATFFDDSDGADEGDSGYFERASEYELRQWDIQEDQPFEMELPPHASPMDHGDNDRTEPQDYFLLQLRQRPQLPKSRWSASTVYTLDQVTTGSTTTPEDDNDLGGGTDTETTDEAEPTEQTQLGQPGHRSMPNFSYKRETVVVRRPPMKTMDSLEDFIKRGGWKRRGIVFDNEDMEGACTDEVAQL; from the coding sequence ATGCATGTTCTCAACGGCTTCAGCCAACGACGAAAGTCGTCCAAGCCCCGTGACCTCCACATCCGCAAGGTCTCCTTCTCTGGATGCTCACTATCCTCCGGTTCCGACTTTTCCTCTTCACCCTCCTCAACGCTTTCTGCATCGACACCTCGGGCACCGCACTCGAGCCGCAGCACGACCTTTGACCCTCTTGCTCTGCACCCAACCTTCCAACCTCCGCCCCGACTCCACGACCGGCCGCTGCTGAGCCCCGAGCGGAGGCGTTTCGAGGGCGTAGCCACCTTTttcgacgacagcgacggggCGGATGAGGGCGACAGTGGCTATTTtgagcgggcgagcgagtACGAGCTGAGGCAATGGGACATCCAGGAGGACCAACCCTTCGAGATGGAGCTCCCGCCGCACGCCAGCCCCATGGACCACGGCGACAATGACCGCACGGAGCCTCAGGACTACTTCCTGCTTCAACTCAGACAGCGCCCGCAGCTGCCCAAGTCGAGGTGGTCGGCGTCCACGGTGTACACGCTGGACCAGGTGACCACGGGCAGCACGACCACACCCGAGGATGACAACGACCTGGGCGGAGGGACAGACACTGAGACGACGGACGAAGCGGAGCCGACGGAGCAGAcgcagctcggccagcccggccaccgGTCAATGCCCAACTTCAGCTACAAGCGGGAGACGGTGGTTGTTCGACGACCGCCGATGAAAACGATGGACAGCCTCGAGGATTTTATCAAGCGAGGCGGCTGGaagcgccgcggcatcgttttcgacaacgaggacatggagggcGCATGCAccgacgaggtcgcgcagctgTGA
- the COX16 gene encoding Cytochrome oxidase assembly (COG:S~TransMembrane:1 (o31-55i)~EggNog:ENOG503P471): MPTFQSNKFRGSGDASRFGMRYRALMNKHPFLTFGLPFMAVVIAGSFVLTPATAIRYERHDRKVRQMTKEEELGVRRSARKVDMKEEYYRLAGRDLDDWEQKRVERLPGESDGILR; this comes from the exons ATGCCGACGTTTCAGAGCAACAAGTTCCGCGGCTCCGGCGACGCCAGCCGCTTCGGCATGCGCTACCGAGCGCTCATGAACAAGCACCCATTCCTGACGTTTGGCCTGCCcttcatggccgtcgtcatcgccgggtCCTTCGTCCtgacgcccgcgacggccatCCGCTACGAGCGACACGACCGCAAGGTTCGGCAGATGACCAAGGAGGAAGAGCTTGGCGTGCGGCGGTCGGCGCGCAAGGTGGACATGAAGGAGGAATACTAC AGATTGGCAGGGAGAGACCTAGACGACTGGGAACAGAAGCGCGTTGAGCGCCTTCCTGGCGAGAGTGACGGAATTCTCCGCTGA